From Nicotiana tabacum cultivar K326 chromosome 22, ASM71507v2, whole genome shotgun sequence, one genomic window encodes:
- the LOC107799585 gene encoding protein SENSITIVE TO PROTON RHIZOTOXICITY 1, with the protein MEQQVNQRSENHDFTRRQDWDPKAMLNNMSFLEQKIHQLQELVRIIVDHRSLAGIQGNDLSIQQQQLIIADLTSIIVQLISTAGSLLPTVKHHTLSSASPTTKQPAQFGGVWVPSGKVIDAGALPHSVNVTKAEDQPNHVDLMGDCGIVQKYDVDEHEAKDEDEFHDEENLPPGSYEILQLEKEEILAPHTHFCTICGKGFKRDANLRMHMRGHGDEYKTPAALAKPHKDPSSGTMTLIKRYSCPCVGCKRNKEHKRFQPLKTILCVKKHYRRTHCEKSYACSRCNLKKFSVIADLRTHEKHCGKDKWLCSCGTTFSRKDKLFRHISLFQGHTPAIPLEETKGFAGTSDQGQIGKATTEAGEIGFELNVQNGSGLQTTINVKEDADNPGSYLSPLNIETCKLSELQEFPQPPFEDPENSFSFLLSGSCNYPQRAGKI; encoded by the coding sequence ATGGAACAACAGGTTAATCAAAGGAGTGAAAATCATGATTTTACCAGAAGACAAGATTGGGATCCAAAAGCCATGTTAAACAATATGTCTTTTCTTGAACAAAAGATTCATCAACTGCAGGAGCTGGTGCGTATAATTGTTGACCACAGAAGTCTAGCTGGGATTCAGGGAAATGACCTTTCAATTCAGCAACAACAGCTAATAATTGCTGATCTTACCTCTATCATTGTTCAATTAATATCAACTGCAGGGAGTCTTCTTCCAACCGTAAAGCATCATACACTTTCCTCCGCGAGCCCAACTACTAAGCAACCTGCACAGTTTGGTGGTGTTTGGGTTCCTTCTGGAAAAGTTATTGATGCCGGTGCACTACCACACAGTGTTAATGTAACTAAGGCAGAAGATCAGCCCAACCATGTTGATCTAATGGGCGATTGTGGCATTGTACAGAAGTATGATGTTGATGAACATGAGGCGAAAGATGAAGATGAATTCCATGACGAAGAGAACCTTCCCCCTGGTTCCTACGAGATTCTGCAGCTGGAGAAAGAGGAAATTCTTGCACCTCACACTCACTTCTGCACAATTTGTGGGAAGGGATTTAAGAGAGATGCCAATTTGCGGATGCATATGAGGGGTCATGGGGATGAGTACAAAACTCCAGCTGCTCTTGCAAAGCCTCACAAGGATCCCAGCTCTGGGACGATGACTCTTATTAAAAGGTATTCCTGTCCTTGTGTTGGTTGCAAGCGCAACAAGGAACATAAAAGGTTTCAGCCGTTAAAAACTATCTTATGTGTGAAAAAACATTACAGAAGAACCCACTGTGAGAAAAGCTATGCTTGTAGTAGGTGCAATCTAAAGAAATTTTCAGTTATTGCAGATCTTAGAACACATGAGAAGCATTGTGGTAAAGATAAATGGCTTTGTTCTTGTGGAACAACCTTTTCCAGGAAAGATAAGCTTTTTCGACACATTTCCCTTTTCCAAGGACATACACCTGCAATTCCTCTAGAGGAAACCAAAGGTTTTGCTGGGACATCTGATCAAGGCCAAATAGGTAAAGCAACGACAGAGGCTGGAGAGATCGGTTTTGAGTTAAATGTTCAGAATGGTAGTGGGCTTCAAACTACTATAAATGTAAAAGAGGATGCAGATAATCCTGGCAGTTATTTGTCACCTTTGAACATTGAAACTTGCAAGCTTAGCGAACTCCAAGAGTTTCCCCAGCCACCATTTGAGGACCCAGAAAACTCATTCTCTTTTCTACTGTCAGGTTCATGTAATTACCCTCAGAGGGCTGGGAAAATATAG
- the LOC107799578 gene encoding FHA domain-containing protein PS1-like has translation MAENQESLENPNLQTELEKKIPLFTVLKHGAILKNIFLLDNPPPITTASIEETKPDFEEILLVVGRHPDCNIVLEHPSISRFHLRVHSNPSTHSLSVIDLSSVHGTWISGNKIEPEVRVDLKEGDKMQLGGSSREYRLHWIPFSRAYDLGNPFAAPLGEAESMEETDQKEHQDESDFALQNEDDDSVQGLDSSFSDMSLLPCVKSLTPSAPPMPEEMKFLFPVGDKAVIVIPPEKIHGESEISLLQPAYEPDKENSTPLAFLVSGGSQTENADSTLVRSHQRYLSIWSRRGKCSSVQIQTGRDRAIIEKVDIDTEVHSLNHDKFGMESVSNDPFSSENKDDEDIFTPDKENHTPSSLFLDSKIKSSLADGQASKPVLSCCMDENAEESFTLDKVDLSPNTDLLRSKKKMSSLKHIKHPKPCRSSPMKEIFDPILHQAKGLEYYKKENIGSSIMLPSMSNNSEEIFTPDKENMKPDSCSMRSKRKGKMVEVKHIKPFEKENLIGKVLEEQKSASVASRNMDSSEVTILKNRTDRPPFRSLLVNSPSNTNSESPEEVKLNANPIKCQQIMEAGPFSDNNAREEKRRWNMVVDTTSLLNKESRKALQLLQGLKGTYLIIPRIVLRELDCMKRRAGFFRRETEVSAALEWIEDCKVNAESWVHVQSCVEEARPMAPTPPATAPPSLFSKENSIFAVGSVLSSPHCGLAEIVSPTAEDHILECALLFKRTNRDGQVVLLSNDLTMKIKAMAEGLNCETAEDFRESLVNPFSERFLWKDSSPRGSTWSCVDDFVLGEPYYPGALKQSSKSGQAAKGLKLILLHNSHYRQICSGSGS, from the exons atGGCAGAGAATCAAGAATCTTTGGAAAACCCCAATTTACAGACTGAATTAGAGAAGAAGATTCCACTGTTTACAGTGCTAAAGCATGGAGCCATCCTCAaaaacatctttcttcttgaTAATCCCCCACCTATAACCACAGCTTCTATTGAAGAAACGAAACCAGATTTTGAAGAGATTTTGTTGGTGGTTGGACGACATCCAGATTGTAACATAGTCTTGGAACACCCAAGCATCAGCAGATTCCACCTCCGCGTTCATTCTAATCCCTCTACTCACTCCCTCTCTGTTATTGATCTGTCTTCTG TCCATGGGACATGGATTTCGGGCAACAAGATTGAACCAGAGGTTCGAGTAGATTTGAAAGAGGGCGATAAAATGCAGCTTGGAGGTTCAAGCAGGGAATACAGGCTTCATTGGATTCCATTCAGCCGTGCATATGATTTGGGGAATCCATTTGCAGCTCCACTAGGTGAGGCAGAATCAATGGAAGAAACCGATCAAAAAGAACATCAG GATGAGAGTGACTTTGCCCTTCAGAATGAGGATGATGATTCAGTGCAGGGTCTAGATTCATCATTCTCTGATATGAGTTTGTTGCCATGTGTAAAAAGTTTGACCCCATCAGCTCCTCCAATGCCTGAAGAAATGAAGTTCTTATTTCCTGTTGGCGACAAGGCAGTAATTGTAATTCCACCTGAGAAAATCCATGGAGAGAGTGAAATCAGTTTGCTGCAGCCTGCTTATGAACCTGACAAAGAAAACAGCACTCCGCTAGCGTTTCTTGTCTCAGGAGGGTCCCAAACAGAAAATGCAGATAGTACACTAGTAAGATCTCACCAAAGATATTTGAGCATTTGGTCTAGAAGGGGAAAATGTTCCAGTGTTCAGATTCAAACAGGTAGAGATAGAGCAATTATTGAGAAAGTTGACATTGATACTGAAGTTCACTCACTTAATCATGACAAGTTTGGAATGGAATCAGTTTCAAATGATCCTTTTTCTAGCGAAAACAAGGATGACGAAGATATCTTCACTCCAGACAAAGAGAACCATACTCCTAGTTCTCTCTTCCTTGATTCCAAGATAAAGTCATCTCTTGCTGATGGACAAGCATCTAAACCTGTGCTTTCTTGTTGTATGGATGAGAATGCTGAAGAGAGTTTCACTCTGGACAAAGTGGATCTTTCACCAAACACTGATTTACTAAGGTCAAAGAAGAAAATGAGCAGTTTGAAACATATTAAGCATCCAAAACCTTGTAGATCTTCCCCAATGAAAGAGATTTTTGATCCCATACTCCATCAAGCCAAAGGTCTTGAATACTACAAGAAAGAGAATATCGGATCATCTATAATGCTGCCAAGTATGAGTAACAATAGTGAAGAAATTTTCACTCCAGATAAAGAGAATATGAAACCTGATAGTTGTTCAATGAGATCGAAAAGGAAGgggaaaatggtggaagttaaACATATAAAACCATTTGAGAAAGAAAACTTGATTGGCAAAGTTCTTGAAGAGCAGAAATCAGCAAGTGTTGCTTCCAGAAATATGGATAGTTCGGAGGTAACCATACTGAAGAACAGAACAGATAGACCACCATTTCGATCTCTGCTTGTGAACTCCCCCAGCAACACCAATTCAGAGTCTCCGGAAGAAGTCAAGCTGAATGCTAATCCAATCAAGTGTCAACAAATTATGGAAGCAGGCCCCTTTTCT GATAACAATGCCAGGGAAGAGAAAAGAAGGTGGAACATGGTAGTGGACACCACTTCTTTGTTAAACAAAGAGTCAAGAAAAGCTTTGCAGCTTTTGCAAGGTCTCAAGGGGACTTACCTGATAATCCCCAGAATTG TCTTAAGGGAACTGGATTGCATGAAGAGGCGTGCTGGCTTTTTTAGGAGAGAAACAGAAGTATCTGCAGCACTAGAATGGATAGAAGACTGCAAGGTAAATGCAGAATCATGGGTTCATGTGCAGAGTTGTGTGGAGGAAGCAAGGCCAATGGCACCAACTCCTCCTGCTACTGCACCACCGTCTTTGTTCAGTAAGGAGAATAGCATCTTTGCAGTCGGCTCAGTTCTATCCTCTCCACATTGTGGTCTAGCGGAAATTGTTTCACCCACAGCAGAAGATCATATCCTTGAATGTGCCCTCCTATTCAAACGAACTAACAGAGATGGACAAGTTGTTCTCCTTAGCAATGATCTTACCATGAAGATCAAGGCCATGGCAGAA GGTTTAAACTGTGAGACAGCAGAAGATTTCCGGGAGAGTCTGGTGAATCCATTCTCAGAGAGATTTCTTTGGAAAGACAGCTCTCCCAGGGGAAGCACTTGGTCATGTGTGGATGACTTTGTTCTTGGGGAGCCATACTATCCTGGAGCTCTAAAGCAGTCATCAAAGTCAGGACAAGCAGCAAAAGGCTTGAAGCTGATATTGCTTCATAATTCTCATTATAGGCAAATCTGTTCAGGCAGCGGCAGTTAG